The Myxococcales bacterium genome includes the window TCGCCTGATCACCGGCAATCTGCGCCTGGTCGTCAAGATCGCCATGGAATACCAGCGGGCGTTCATTCAGGTCATGGACCTGATCCAGGAAGGCAACATCGGCCTGATGCAGGCCGTGAAAAAGTTCAATCCCTATCGCGGCGTCAAGCTGTCGAGCTACGCGGCCTGGTGGATCAAGGCGTACATCCTGCGCTACATCCTCAACAACTGGCGGATGGTCAAGATCGGCACCACGCAGGCGCAGCGCAAATTGTTCTTCAACCTCCAGAAAGAGCGCGAACGCCTCGAGTCGCAGGGCTTCACCGCGACGCCGCAACTCATCGGCGAACGCCTCGACGTCCCGGCCGACACCGTCGTCGAAATGGAGCAGCGCCTCGGCCGCCCGGATTTGTCGATCGACGCGCCCGCCGGCGAGGACGGCAAGGGCACGGTGGGCGATCTCATCTCCGGTCCCGGCCATCGGCAAGACGAGATTCTGGCCGACCATCAAGAGATCCAGCGCTTCCGCGAATCGCTGGCCGAATTCGAGATCAACCTCGGCGACAAGGAAGCCTTCATTCTGCACCACCGGCTGCTGGCCGACGAACCGTTGACCCTGCAGGAAATCGGCGACCACCTGGGTGTCACCCGCGAACGCGTGCGCCAACTCGAATCGCGCCTCCTGCAAAAAATGCGCGTCTTCTTAGCCGAACGCGGCCTCGGCCCCGGGCCGATGCCGGCGGAAGGGTGACGGTTAGACGGCATTGCATAGCCTTTTCATTAGCCAAAAAGAAAAATAGTTGGTCGATAAACCTTACTTCTTTGGCAGGTAAACGCTCGTGCGGTCGATGATTTCGCGCAGTTGGACGAAATCGGCGACCTGGTAGGAGTGGTTCGCCGCCTTGGTCTTGTCGGCGATGATCATCTCGCCGCGCAGGACGCCCAGGTCGGCGAAGTGGTGCATGGCGTTTTCGATGGTGATCTTGTGCACCGCCTCGGGGTGCGCCAGTTCGCCCAGGCTGACCAGCCGTTCGCCTTTTTTCAGCGTCAGCTTGATCAGATCCTTTTCGAAGGTCCTTTCGGCCTTGCGACCGGCCAGCGTCCGCGCCGCGAGGTGGTAGCTCTCGACGTAGCCCGTCGCCACGGCGGCGAAGGTTTCGGCGGCGAATTGGCCGGTCGCGGACAGGGCCAGGCCCTCGGGCCGTTTGTCGATCCAGCCCTGCGACTCGCCGAACGCCAGCGCCTTCTCCATTTCCTCGCGGTCGGCCTCGACGCTGCGCGCCGGGTCGCCGCCGAAGATGAATTCGCGCTTCAGCAGCCCGACGAGAAACCGGAAGTGGTCGAAGATTTTCTTGGCCGGTTGCGGCCCGGGCAGGCCGAGCATCGCCAGCGACAGCAGGCTGACGGCCTGGTGGTGCGGTATCACCGTGTTGGCGTAGATCGTCAGCGGCAACCGCTTGCTTTCCTCGAGCAGGTAATACGGCGGCTCGTCCTCCTCGCCGGTTTCGAATGTCAGCACCTTCTCGGCCACCATCGTCGCCAGGATGATCTCGACGCTGACCGGGCTTTCGGGCATGACCGTGTGCGTATAGCGCAGATAGTCGCGCAGCAGCGCGTAGCGCCGGGCCACCGTTTCGGCGGGCACGCCGCGGCGCACGCCGGCCAGCAGGGCTTCGGCGACGATCGCGTAGGAGGTCACCGGCTGGAGTTCGTTGATGTCGTGCACGACGCGGTAGGCGATGCGCTTGGCCAGGTCGCGCCGCGCCTCGTCGTCGGCCGGCGACGCGGCCGCGCGGTTCCAGACCAGGTCGTTGAGCAGAATCGGCGCGGCGAAGTCGATCCAGACACGGCCGCGCGACTTGGTCAGCATCCGGCGGTTGCGCAGCATCGTGCGCAGGTTCTCGCCCTCGTTGGGCTTGCCGGCCGCCTCGTTGGTGTAGAAGCGTTCCTCGAAAATCCGCTCATAGCCGATCGAAACCGGCACGAAGGCGATTTCCGAACGGTTGGCCATCGCCGACGCCTCGAGCAGGTATTGTAAAAAACCGGTCTTGGGAACCAGCAGCTTGCCGACGCGACTGCGGCTGCCCTCGACGTAGAACGTCAGGCTCAGGCCCTCGCGCAGCACCGTTTCCAGGTAGCGCACCAGGCACAGGGTGTAGATCCGCTTGCCGCGGAATGCCCGCCGGATGAAAAACGCGCCCGCGCCGCGAAAAACCGGGCCGAGCGGCCAGAAATTCAGGTTGATCCCGCTGACCGTCAGCGGCATCGGCAGATGGTGTTGGTCCAGCACATAGCCGAGAATCAGGTAGTCGATGTGGCTCTTGTGCGACGGCACGAACACCACCGGCGACTTGCGCATCACCTTGCGCACCTGCTCCAGGCTGTCGGTATTGACCTCCACGCTTTCGTAAACGCGCGGCAGCAGGCGGTCGAGCGTAAACCGCAGCAGGCCCGCCGCCCACGGCCGCTGATCGGCCGCCATCTCTTCCAGGTAGCGCCGCGCCCGCCGGCGGGTTTCGATGAACGGCTGATCGTTCTTTTTGCAGTAATCCATGATCGCCGCCAGGAACCGGCGGTCGTGCAGCACCATTTCGACGATTTCCGTGCGGCTTTTGCGCGCCGGTCCGAGCACCGTCCGGCGCTCCTCCTCGAGCCGTTCCAGCAGCGCCCGGCGGATGTGGTAGGCCGTTTCCGGCTCGGGATCGAGCATTTCGGGAACGCGCATCCGCACCGCTTCCTCCAGGTCTTCCAGTTCTTGCGGTTGGGCGACCTTGATGTACACGCTTGAACGGTTGCGGAGGTATTGCCAGAGGCGGCGCAGGCGGCCCGGGTTGTCCGGCGGCCCGGCGATCAGGTCGATGACCGTCCGCGTTTCACGCTGGGGGCGGCGGCCGTAGCTGATGAACAGCGGCACGAGCAGAATCGGGGTGTCGGTTTCGCGCTGGATGCGCAGCAGGGCCTGCAGCGGATCGAACGGCGACTTGCCGCGCAGAAAGCGGCGGGGCAGGCCGGAAAAATGGTGCAGGGGCAGCAGCATCGGCATGCGCTTTTCGACCAGATCCTCGACGTAGCCGTTGGCGTACGGGTTGGGATAGCCCTTCTTTTCCCACAGGCTGACGAGGATGCCGACTGTCCGGCGGATGAAAGTCGTCCAGGGTTGCCACCAATAGACCGGCAGATAATGGCAGAATTGCGGAAACGGCAGGTTTTCACGCCGTAATTTGTAGGAAAGCAGCAGGTATTCCAGCCGGCTGCGGCCGCGGATCACATAGCAGACGGCGCCTTTTTCGGCGGCGCGACGGATTTCCTCGCGGTCGGCGTCGTTGATCGTGGCCGGGCCGAACAGAAAGCGGAAAAAAAGATTGAGCAGCAGGCCGAAACGGCCGTGAAAAACGGTGCTGTAATGGTCGAACGACCCGTGCAGAAAACGCCGCAAATGCGCGGGTTCATCGCGTTTTTTGTCTTTTTTCACGGCGCGGGCCGCCATTTTGGAAATCATGGGAAAAAGTGTATTCCTTTGTCGCCGCCCAAGCAAATCGACACGGGGGCCTTATATTGGGGTTAAGTATTCGGTTTGGGTTACCGATGAATCGTATATGGAACGTAGGGGGTAAGTATGGCTGTGAACGCGATCAATAGTGCGGTTCAGATCGAGACCTTGCTTCCCAAATCAACCAAAAAAACCACGGATACGACCAAATCCACTTCCATCCCGCTCAATGACGTGGTCGCCAAGCGGGATACGACCTTCGCCTTCAAGGTTTACACCCAGGAAACGCTGTCGAAGGTGGCCGCGGTGGCCAAGCAGGCGGCCGACATGCTCGGCGTCGACCTCAACACCGTCGATGCCTCGCCGGAGGCGACCGCCGACCGGATCACCAGCTTCGTGTTCGGCATGTATTCCACCTATCGCAAGCAGCACAGCGAACTGACCGACGAGGAAGCGCTCGACAAGTACGAAAAGGTCATCGGCCGGGCCATCGACAAGGGCTACAACGAGGCCCTGAAGATCCTCGACGGCCTGGGTGTGAACGACGAAACGACCATGGCGGGCATTCACAAGACCCACGAATTGATTTTCCAGAAGCTCGATTCGTTTTTCAGCGAGCAGCGTTCGCTGCTGGCGCAGGCAACCGAATCGCTGGAAGCCGCCGAGGCGTAACCGGCCGGCGAACGAAAAAACCACCAACGGGCGAAAGGGCGCGCTCCGGCGCGCTCTTTGCTTTTAACCTCGTTTCCCCGGCGATGGTCCGTCTTTCGGCCGCGCTCCGGCGAGACGAAAAAACAAAGTTGCCGGACAACGGCAAAACTCTTATTAATAGAGGCCGCCCCGCCGCGATCCCGCATCGCCCGGCGGCGAAGATGAGGAAGAAAATGGTCCGCCAACAAATGAAAAAGGCGCTCATCCTGCCATGACCGAAAAAAAATACACCGGCCGATTTATCGTCATTTTCTTCTGTCTGGTAATCGGCCTGGCGGCCAGCATTTATTCCCTGGACCTGTTTCTCCTCGTTCAGAAGCACGGCCCCAATGTCGACAGCTTTTGCGCCATCAGCGAAACGATCAATTGCGTCACGGTCGAAACGAGCGAATACGCCGTGATCCTGGGCGTGCCGATCGCCCTGTACGGCCTCGAGTACTACGCCGTCGCGCTGGCGGTGTTGCTGCTTTCCTTCACCGGCGTCTGGTCGTTGCGCCAATGGCA containing:
- a CDS encoding RNA polymerase factor sigma-32, with the translated sequence MVGSNAPIDPEVVDRAEEEAGEEQLSSGEEIKEKNLVYVGALQRYLAELRHHPLLTRDEEMKYAVALFEKDDKEAAYRLITGNLRLVVKIAMEYQRAFIQVMDLIQEGNIGLMQAVKKFNPYRGVKLSSYAAWWIKAYILRYILNNWRMVKIGTTQAQRKLFFNLQKERERLESQGFTATPQLIGERLDVPADTVVEMEQRLGRPDLSIDAPAGEDGKGTVGDLISGPGHRQDEILADHQEIQRFRESLAEFEINLGDKEAFILHHRLLADEPLTLQEIGDHLGVTRERVRQLESRLLQKMRVFLAERGLGPGPMPAEG
- a CDS encoding DUF5610 domain-containing protein, coding for MAVNAINSAVQIETLLPKSTKKTTDTTKSTSIPLNDVVAKRDTTFAFKVYTQETLSKVAAVAKQAADMLGVDLNTVDASPEATADRITSFVFGMYSTYRKQHSELTDEEALDKYEKVIGRAIDKGYNEALKILDGLGVNDETTMAGIHKTHELIFQKLDSFFSEQRSLLAQATESLEAAEA